One stretch of Lysobacter sp. KIS68-7 DNA includes these proteins:
- a CDS encoding GNAT family N-acetyltransferase, whose translation MIRIVDFDPRWRADFARLNIDWLERWFVVEAIDREVLSDPETHILADGGRVLFAIDEGDRAIGTVALKHEGEGVYELTKMAVDPAFQGRGIGRLLMDGALHAYRTLEGRELFLESSSKLAPALALYESVGFRHRPAPRPGSHYAPADVYMVWESD comes from the coding sequence ATGATCCGCATCGTCGATTTCGATCCGCGCTGGCGCGCGGATTTCGCACGCCTGAACATCGATTGGCTCGAACGCTGGTTCGTCGTCGAAGCGATCGACCGCGAAGTGTTGTCCGATCCGGAGACGCACATCCTCGCCGACGGTGGCCGCGTGCTGTTCGCCATCGATGAAGGCGACCGCGCCATCGGCACGGTCGCGCTCAAGCATGAAGGCGAGGGCGTGTACGAGTTGACGAAGATGGCCGTTGACCCCGCGTTCCAGGGGCGCGGTATCGGCCGCCTGCTGATGGACGGCGCGCTGCACGCCTATCGCACGCTCGAGGGGCGCGAACTGTTCCTGGAATCGAGCAGCAAGCTCGCGCCGGCCCTGGCCTTGTACGAAAGCGTGGGCTTCCGCCATCGGCCCGCACCGCGGCCCGGCTCGCATTACGCGCCCGCGGACGTCTACATGGTGTGGGAATCCGACTGA
- a CDS encoding M90 family metallopeptidase, with protein MRDWFRRLLRPPALDDAPWQRAIARVPFVAALDAERQTKLRALVSRFLHEKAITPIGELALDDVQRIELAALCCLPLIEFGEEGLHGWSQLLVYPDAFRVNRTHEDAAGVLHEWDDELIGEAWETGPVIVSWADVQADLASPRDGFCVVVHEIAHKLDALDGALDGTPPLPRAWQRQWASDFQRAFDDFGKQVDRRRKTAIDPYAAEAPEEFFAVCSEYHFSDPKALRASFPDVASHLARFYGPSPFA; from the coding sequence TTGCGCGACTGGTTCCGGCGCTTACTGCGCCCACCTGCCCTCGATGACGCCCCGTGGCAACGCGCGATTGCGCGCGTGCCTTTCGTTGCGGCGCTCGATGCCGAACGACAGACCAAGCTGCGCGCGCTCGTCTCGCGCTTCCTGCACGAGAAAGCGATCACGCCGATCGGCGAACTCGCGCTCGACGACGTGCAGCGCATCGAACTCGCGGCCCTGTGCTGCCTGCCGCTCATCGAATTCGGCGAGGAAGGCCTGCACGGCTGGTCGCAATTGCTCGTGTACCCCGATGCGTTCCGCGTCAATCGCACGCACGAAGACGCGGCCGGCGTGCTGCACGAGTGGGACGACGAACTGATCGGCGAAGCCTGGGAAACCGGTCCGGTGATCGTGTCGTGGGCCGACGTGCAAGCCGACCTGGCCTCGCCACGCGATGGCTTCTGCGTCGTCGTCCATGAAATCGCGCACAAGCTCGATGCGCTCGATGGCGCGCTCGATGGCACCCCGCCGCTGCCGCGCGCATGGCAACGGCAGTGGGCCTCCGATTTCCAGCGCGCGTTCGACGACTTCGGCAAGCAGGTCGATCGTCGCAGGAAGACCGCGATCGATCCCTACGCGGCCGAAGCGCCGGAAGAATTCTTCGCGGTCTGCAGCGAATACCACTTCAGCGATCCGAAGGCGCTGCGTGCGTCGTTTCCCGATGTCGCGTCGCACCTGGCCCGGTTCTACGGGCCGTCTCCCTTCGCCTGA
- a CDS encoding type III pantothenate kinase, whose amino-acid sequence MTQAWLFDFGNTRLKCAPLRRGGDAGDVHALAPHDFDDLPRGDVAYVASVAPEASRVALIEALEQRFRRIAIARTTASFDGLHIAYAHPHKLGVDRFLAMVGARNAWPALIVGVGTALTLDLVDHGGRHRGGRIAPSPTLMREALHARAAQLPPSGGAYAEFAEDTEDALASGCEGAAVALIERSTHEAERLLGVRPRVLLHGGGADALRAFVPHVELHPSLVLDGLARWATLEQPA is encoded by the coding sequence ATGACGCAGGCCTGGCTTTTCGATTTCGGCAACACGCGCCTGAAGTGCGCGCCGCTGCGGCGTGGCGGCGACGCGGGCGACGTGCATGCGCTGGCACCCCATGATTTCGACGACCTGCCACGGGGCGATGTCGCCTACGTGGCGAGCGTCGCGCCGGAAGCCTCGCGCGTGGCGCTGATCGAAGCCCTGGAACAACGCTTCCGCCGCATCGCCATCGCACGCACGACGGCCAGCTTCGACGGCCTGCACATCGCCTATGCGCACCCGCACAAGCTGGGCGTCGACCGCTTCCTCGCGATGGTCGGGGCGCGCAACGCGTGGCCCGCGCTGATCGTCGGCGTCGGCACCGCACTCACGCTGGACCTGGTGGACCACGGAGGGCGCCATCGCGGCGGTCGCATCGCGCCGTCGCCCACGCTGATGCGCGAGGCGCTGCACGCGCGCGCCGCGCAGCTTCCGCCGAGCGGCGGCGCGTACGCCGAATTCGCAGAGGACACCGAAGACGCCCTGGCCTCCGGTTGCGAAGGCGCGGCCGTCGCGCTGATCGAACGCAGCACGCACGAAGCCGAACGCCTGCTCGGCGTGCGCCCGCGCGTGTTGCTGCATGGCGGCGGTGCGGACGCATTGCGCGCGTTCGTTCCGCACGTGGAACTCCACCCTTCGCTCGTCCTCGACGGCCTCGCGCGCTGGGCGACACTGGAGCAGCCCGCATGA
- a CDS encoding arginine deiminase-related protein, producing MITRDIDAFSRHVRTLAHDFGPPTARAAFLVAPDGFRLASESATDNRYMASHAAFDPARASHEHRELHRALAQVVPTICFPGDPEAPDALFPNNVFATAANGRYIVGRMRHPVRQREAQREDIRAFFAGVLDYAEIDLSLQPHACELTGALVIDRARGIGWCGLSERCDEDGARAMHEAFGLRATLMFDLAPGEYHTNVVLAVLAGRAALVCPRGFADERVVEAIAVAYAPHAIVLSDAEHAGFAGNAIALSHDVAWMSEGAANTLSPATRAAITHAGFALKTVPMAAIEAAGGSLRCCVGEVF from the coding sequence ATGATCACGCGCGACATCGACGCCTTTTCCCGCCACGTGCGCACGCTCGCGCACGATTTCGGGCCGCCGACCGCGCGCGCCGCGTTCCTCGTCGCGCCGGACGGTTTCCGCCTGGCCTCCGAGTCCGCGACCGACAATCGCTACATGGCCTCGCACGCCGCATTCGACCCCGCCCGTGCCTCGCACGAACATCGCGAACTGCATCGCGCGCTCGCGCAGGTCGTACCGACCATCTGCTTCCCCGGTGATCCGGAAGCGCCGGACGCGCTGTTCCCCAACAACGTCTTCGCCACCGCGGCGAACGGGCGTTACATCGTCGGGCGCATGCGCCACCCCGTGCGCCAGCGCGAAGCGCAGCGCGAGGACATCCGCGCCTTCTTCGCCGGCGTGCTCGATTACGCGGAGATCGACCTGTCGCTGCAGCCGCACGCGTGCGAACTCACCGGCGCGCTGGTGATCGACCGCGCGCGCGGCATCGGTTGGTGCGGCCTGTCGGAACGTTGCGACGAGGACGGCGCGCGTGCGATGCACGAGGCCTTCGGCCTGCGCGCGACCTTGATGTTCGACCTCGCCCCGGGCGAGTACCACACCAATGTCGTGCTCGCGGTCCTGGCCGGCCGTGCGGCGCTGGTGTGTCCGCGCGGCTTTGCCGACGAGCGGGTCGTGGAGGCGATCGCCGTCGCCTATGCGCCGCACGCGATCGTGTTGTCGGATGCCGAGCATGCCGGGTTCGCCGGCAACGCCATCGCGCTGTCCCACGACGTCGCATGGATGAGCGAAGGGGCCGCCAATACCCTGTCGCCGGCCACGCGCGCGGCGATCACCCATGCGGGGTTCGCCCTGAAAACCGTGCCGATGGCCGCGATCGAAGCGGCGGGCGGCTCCCTCCGCTGCTGCGTCGGCGAGGTCTTCTGA
- a CDS encoding antirestriction protein, translating into MDRVIQATIHRWLRKACIDKHDHPLRFVSLTNGGFYLAPCVGALRIRIDAQRNDVTMSGDAAGIVATLLALCALGHGDHYRRLRAYAGDHVESTTILAAVD; encoded by the coding sequence GTGGATCGCGTGATCCAGGCGACGATCCACCGGTGGCTGCGCAAGGCCTGCATCGACAAGCACGATCATCCGCTGCGTTTCGTCTCGCTCACCAACGGCGGCTTCTATCTCGCGCCTTGCGTGGGCGCACTGCGGATCCGCATCGACGCGCAACGCAACGACGTGACGATGTCCGGCGACGCTGCCGGCATCGTCGCCACGCTGCTTGCGCTGTGCGCGCTGGGCCATGGTGATCATTACCGTCGATTGCGCGCCTATGCGGGCGACCACGTGGAGTCCACGACGATCCTTGCCGCAGTCGACTGA
- a CDS encoding GFA family protein: MNPASPDRVVHRGGCHCRRVRFEVEAPAHIEALDCNCSICRMTGFLHLIVPAARFRLVSGEDALTEYTFNTGAAKHRFCKVCGVKSFYIPRSHPDGVDVNVRCLDAGTVEALRLVPFDDNDRDAATAAFAHLTHE; the protein is encoded by the coding sequence ATGAACCCCGCTTCCCCCGATCGGGTGGTGCATCGCGGCGGCTGCCATTGTCGCCGCGTGCGCTTCGAAGTCGAGGCACCGGCCCACATCGAAGCGCTCGACTGCAACTGCTCGATCTGCCGCATGACCGGCTTCCTGCACCTGATCGTGCCGGCCGCGCGCTTCCGCCTGGTCTCGGGCGAGGACGCGCTCACCGAATACACCTTCAACACGGGCGCGGCGAAGCACCGCTTCTGCAAGGTCTGCGGCGTGAAGAGCTTCTACATCCCGCGCAGCCATCCCGATGGCGTGGACGTCAACGTGCGTTGCCTGGACGCGGGGACCGTGGAGGCGCTCCGCCTCGTGCCTTTCGACGACAATGATCGCGATGCCGCCACTGCCGCGTTTGCGCACCTGACCCACGAATGA
- a CDS encoding SPOR domain-containing protein: MMYRALLVFLVVINLGVAAWWALRAPPAHETRIEMPQGVPRLQLLKEAPAVARAAKLPEASTLVRAETAAAAQQGPTQCVSFGPYTNPALLRRAHERLQSQVAVARVREVAVGTPRAWRVFVPPFPTHDEAQALVDRMVAAGINDLLVMPSGPDQNGVALGRFGSEDSAKRRQAQLQAAGFPSQVAPVGDVATEGWIDVGAVGTFDAARIAQDIAARQTKPLDCTTLR; the protein is encoded by the coding sequence ATGATGTATCGCGCGCTGCTCGTGTTCCTGGTCGTGATCAACCTCGGTGTTGCCGCGTGGTGGGCGCTGCGCGCGCCGCCGGCGCACGAAACACGCATCGAAATGCCGCAAGGCGTGCCGCGCCTGCAACTGCTGAAGGAAGCGCCGGCCGTCGCGCGCGCTGCAAAGCTGCCGGAAGCCTCGACGCTCGTGCGCGCCGAAACCGCGGCCGCGGCGCAGCAGGGCCCGACGCAATGCGTCTCCTTCGGGCCGTACACGAATCCTGCGTTGCTCCGCCGTGCACACGAACGCCTGCAATCGCAGGTCGCCGTGGCGCGCGTGCGCGAGGTGGCCGTGGGAACACCCCGCGCATGGCGCGTCTTCGTCCCGCCGTTTCCGACACACGATGAAGCGCAGGCCCTGGTCGACCGCATGGTTGCAGCCGGCATCAACGACCTGCTGGTCATGCCGAGCGGGCCGGACCAGAACGGCGTCGCCCTGGGCCGATTCGGCAGCGAAGACAGCGCGAAGCGCCGCCAGGCGCAGTTGCAGGCCGCGGGCTTCCCGTCGCAGGTCGCGCCCGTCGGGGACGTGGCGACGGAAGGCTGGATCGATGTCGGCGCCGTGGGCACGTTCGACGCAGCGCGCATCGCGCAGGACATCGCGGCCCGGCAGACCAAACCGCTGGACTGCACGACGCTGCGCTAA
- the birA gene encoding bifunctional biotin--[acetyl-CoA-carboxylase] ligase/biotin operon repressor BirA: MDDRALLVRLAAGPASGDLLAREAGTSRTAVWKRIEALRAAGVGISAQAGVGYSLERPLDLLDADAIRAHLTPAATQELALLEVAWSLDSTNTELLRRNKDLRREGAEVLLAERQTGGRGRRGRTWASPLAAHLYLSVARHFGGGLARLGGLSLVAGVVVAEALHACGHRDVRLKWPNDLVVEQPGGLRKLGGLLVEGGGEHGGPVRAVIGIGLNVHMPEAFARDIDQPWCDLDALGGTHARNAIASAVLSRLLPALADFDREGLEPFLARYAPLDALAGRAIDVHLHDGTATAVAEGLAPDGALRVRLDGGAVRVLHSGEVSVRMRGA, from the coding sequence ATGGACGACCGCGCGCTCCTGGTTCGACTGGCCGCCGGTCCCGCAAGCGGCGACCTGCTCGCGCGCGAGGCAGGGACGAGCAGGACCGCGGTCTGGAAGCGCATCGAGGCGCTTCGCGCAGCCGGCGTGGGCATCTCGGCGCAGGCCGGCGTGGGCTATTCACTCGAGCGCCCGCTGGACCTGCTCGACGCCGACGCCATCCGCGCGCATCTCACGCCCGCTGCGACCCAAGAATTGGCCCTGTTGGAAGTGGCCTGGTCACTGGACTCCACCAATACCGAACTGCTGCGGCGCAACAAGGATCTGCGCCGCGAAGGCGCCGAAGTCCTGCTGGCCGAGCGCCAAACCGGCGGCCGCGGCCGACGGGGTCGCACCTGGGCATCGCCGTTGGCGGCCCATCTGTATCTGTCGGTCGCCCGCCACTTTGGCGGTGGCCTGGCACGCCTCGGCGGCCTGAGCCTCGTTGCCGGCGTGGTCGTGGCCGAAGCGCTGCATGCCTGCGGCCATCGCGACGTGCGGCTGAAGTGGCCGAACGATCTCGTCGTCGAGCAACCGGGCGGGCTGCGCAAGCTCGGCGGTTTGCTGGTGGAAGGCGGCGGCGAACACGGCGGCCCGGTGCGCGCGGTGATCGGCATCGGCCTCAACGTGCACATGCCCGAGGCCTTCGCGCGCGACATCGACCAACCTTGGTGCGATCTGGACGCGCTCGGCGGAACGCATGCGCGCAACGCGATCGCATCGGCGGTGCTCTCGCGCCTGTTGCCCGCGCTCGCGGATTTCGATCGCGAGGGACTCGAGCCCTTCCTCGCGCGCTACGCACCCCTGGATGCACTGGCCGGACGCGCGATCGACGTCCATCTGCACGACGGCACCGCGACCGCCGTCGCGGAAGGCCTCGCGCCCGACGGTGCCTTGCGCGTGCGCCTCGACGGCGGCGCGGTGCGTGTGCTCCACTCCGGCGAAGTGAGCGTTCGGATGCGCGGCGCATGA
- a CDS encoding sensor histidine kinase has translation MASERRPSEGRLFDDRWRARSLQSRQLLAASLGLVAFLALAGYALDRAFLETAESNLRTRLESYALEYTRRIEFLRDGSLYVPDTPPEPRFERPGSGLYAEVILPAGHWDSPSAQGPELPMGTMLAPAVQRFEGPLRMTRSNGEAGEIYRYGRGLVWAENGPQAEFPYTVYISEDTSALSQQILVFRRALWGYLGGAGLVLLLLQALIVRWSLRPLRLVETELKKVQRGQLARMSARHPRELEPLTESINAFIESERENLDRQRNTLADLAHSLKTPLAVLRARLDNPTPENELREEVSTQLRRMNDMVSYQLARAASSGHPLFAAPIEVESHAESIVRGLEKVYSQRKVLCEFDFDPEARFHGEPGDLQELLGNLLENAFKWAHSRVLLTVRVGERTPGRRDGLLLAVDDDGPGIASDRVAALLQRGVRGDERVQGHGIGLAIVQDIVRGYRGELDVKRSEELGGARFEVRLPPGL, from the coding sequence ATGGCGTCTGAGCGCAGGCCCAGCGAAGGCCGGCTGTTCGACGATCGCTGGCGCGCGCGTTCCCTGCAGTCCCGCCAGTTGCTCGCGGCCAGCCTGGGCCTCGTCGCCTTCCTCGCGCTCGCCGGTTATGCGCTCGACCGCGCGTTCCTGGAGACCGCCGAAAGCAACCTGCGCACGCGCCTGGAAAGCTACGCGCTGGAATACACGCGCCGCATCGAGTTCCTGCGCGACGGCTCGCTCTACGTGCCCGACACACCGCCCGAACCGCGCTTCGAACGCCCCGGCAGCGGCCTGTATGCCGAAGTGATCCTGCCCGCCGGGCATTGGGATTCGCCGTCCGCGCAGGGCCCCGAGTTGCCGATGGGCACGATGCTCGCGCCGGCCGTGCAGCGCTTCGAAGGCCCCCTGCGCATGACGCGCAGCAACGGCGAAGCCGGCGAGATCTATCGCTACGGCCGTGGCCTGGTCTGGGCGGAGAACGGCCCCCAGGCCGAATTCCCCTACACCGTCTACATCTCCGAGGACACGAGTGCGCTCTCGCAGCAGATCCTCGTGTTCCGCCGCGCGCTGTGGGGCTACCTCGGCGGCGCGGGCCTGGTGCTGTTGTTGTTGCAGGCATTGATCGTGCGCTGGAGCCTGCGGCCCCTGCGCCTGGTGGAGACCGAGTTGAAGAAAGTGCAGCGCGGCCAGCTCGCGCGCATGAGCGCACGCCATCCGCGCGAACTCGAACCGCTCACCGAAAGCATCAACGCCTTCATCGAAAGCGAGCGCGAGAACCTCGACCGCCAGCGCAACACGCTCGCCGACCTCGCGCACAGCCTGAAGACACCGCTCGCCGTGCTGCGCGCGCGCCTGGACAACCCGACGCCGGAAAACGAGCTGCGCGAAGAAGTCTCCACGCAGCTGCGGCGCATGAATGACATGGTGTCCTACCAGCTCGCGCGCGCGGCTTCGAGCGGCCATCCCTTGTTCGCCGCGCCGATCGAAGTGGAATCGCACGCGGAGTCGATCGTGCGCGGTTTGGAAAAGGTGTATTCGCAGCGCAAGGTGCTGTGCGAATTCGACTTCGACCCGGAAGCGCGCTTCCACGGCGAACCGGGCGACCTGCAGGAACTGCTCGGTAACCTGCTGGAGAACGCGTTCAAGTGGGCGCACTCGCGCGTGCTGCTCACCGTGCGCGTGGGCGAACGCACGCCGGGGCGTCGCGACGGCCTGTTGCTCGCGGTGGACGACGACGGCCCGGGCATCGCCTCCGATCGCGTCGCCGCGCTCCTGCAGCGCGGCGTGCGCGGCGATGAACGCGTGCAGGGCCACGGCATCGGCCTGGCCATCGTGCAGGACATCGTGCGCGGCTATCGCGGCGAGCTGGACGTCAAACGTTCGGAAGAACTGGGCGGTGCGCGCTTCGAAGTGCGCCTGCCGCCGGGGCTCTGA
- the dusA gene encoding tRNA dihydrouridine(20/20a) synthase DusA — translation MDAAAIPAEQLRLSVAPMMDWTDTHCRVFHRVLAPHARLYTEMVHANAVIHGDRARLLAMDPIEHPVALQLGGSEPELLAQAARIGAEHGFDEINLNCGCPSDRVQAGRFGACLMREPALVADSVAAMIAACDVPVTVKCRLGVDDDHDFDRFIAFIDTVASAGCGMFVVHARNAWLQGLSPKENREVPPLRYDWAYRLKQERPALQVIVNGGIATESEATTHLSHVDGAMLGRAAYHDPWLLHRLDVAWFGGELRTRADLLRALRPYVETELARGVFLKHITRHLLGLFSAERGGRAFRQVLSEGAHKPGADWSLVERAIALTQAPVVAA, via the coding sequence ATGGACGCAGCCGCCATCCCCGCCGAGCAGCTCCGCCTCTCCGTCGCGCCGATGATGGATTGGACGGACACGCATTGCCGCGTGTTCCACCGCGTGCTCGCGCCGCATGCGCGGCTGTACACGGAGATGGTCCATGCCAACGCGGTGATCCATGGCGATCGTGCGCGATTGCTGGCGATGGATCCGATCGAGCATCCGGTCGCGTTGCAGCTGGGCGGCAGTGAGCCGGAACTGCTCGCGCAGGCCGCGCGCATCGGCGCGGAACACGGCTTCGACGAGATCAACCTCAACTGCGGGTGTCCGTCCGATCGCGTGCAGGCCGGTCGTTTCGGCGCATGCCTGATGCGCGAACCGGCGCTGGTCGCCGATAGCGTCGCGGCGATGATTGCAGCGTGCGATGTGCCGGTGACGGTGAAGTGCCGCCTCGGCGTGGACGACGACCACGACTTCGATCGTTTCATCGCCTTCATCGACACCGTCGCGTCCGCAGGCTGCGGGATGTTCGTCGTGCATGCGCGCAATGCGTGGTTGCAAGGACTGTCGCCGAAGGAGAATCGCGAAGTGCCGCCGCTGCGTTACGACTGGGCGTATCGCCTGAAGCAGGAGCGCCCCGCGTTGCAGGTGATCGTCAACGGGGGCATCGCCACGGAGAGCGAAGCGACGACGCACCTGTCGCATGTCGACGGTGCGATGCTCGGTCGCGCGGCATACCATGACCCTTGGCTGCTGCATCGCCTGGATGTCGCCTGGTTTGGCGGCGAGTTGCGCACGCGTGCGGACCTGTTGCGCGCGCTGCGGCCCTACGTCGAAACAGAACTCGCGCGCGGCGTCTTCCTCAAGCACATCACACGGCACCTGCTGGGCCTGTTCTCGGCGGAACGCGGCGGTCGCGCCTTCCGCCAGGTGCTGAGCGAGGGCGCGCACAAGCCCGGCGCGGATTGGTCCCTGGTCGAGCGTGCGATCGCGCTGACGCAGGCACCGGTGGTCGCCGCATGA
- a CDS encoding response regulator transcription factor — protein MRILLVEDEAPLRETLSARLKREGFAVDSAQDGEEGLYMGREVPFDLGIIDLGLPKMSGMELIKALRDEGKKFPVLILTARSSWQDKVEGLKQGADDYLVKPFHVEELLARINALVRRAAGWSKPTLECGPVVLDLAAQTVTVNGANVDLTSYEYKVLEYLMMHAGELVSKADLTEHIYQQDFDRDSNVLEVFIGRLRKKLDPEGELKPIETVRGRGYRFAIPRTGD, from the coding sequence ATGCGCATCCTGCTCGTCGAAGACGAAGCACCGCTTCGCGAAACCCTCTCTGCGCGCCTGAAGCGCGAAGGCTTCGCCGTCGATTCCGCCCAGGACGGCGAGGAAGGCCTGTACATGGGCCGCGAAGTCCCCTTCGACCTCGGCATCATCGACCTCGGCCTGCCCAAGATGTCCGGCATGGAGCTGATCAAGGCGCTGCGCGACGAGGGCAAGAAATTCCCGGTGCTCATCCTCACCGCGCGTTCGAGCTGGCAGGACAAGGTCGAAGGCCTGAAGCAGGGCGCCGACGACTACCTGGTCAAGCCCTTCCACGTCGAAGAACTGCTCGCGCGCATCAATGCGCTCGTGCGCCGCGCCGCGGGCTGGAGCAAGCCGACGCTGGAATGCGGCCCGGTGGTGCTCGACCTCGCCGCGCAGACGGTCACCGTCAACGGCGCCAACGTCGACCTCACCAGCTACGAATACAAGGTGCTCGAGTACCTGATGATGCATGCCGGCGAACTGGTCTCGAAGGCCGACCTCACCGAGCACATCTACCAGCAGGACTTCGACCGCGACTCCAACGTGCTCGAGGTCTTCATCGGCCGGCTGCGCAAGAAGCTCGACCCCGAGGGCGAGCTCAAGCCGATCGAGACCGTGCGCGGCCGCGGCTATCGTTTCGCCATTCCCCGCACCGGGGACTGA
- a CDS encoding copper resistance protein NlpE N-terminal domain-containing protein: MTAAPRRWSFLLAALVAAAAAGCGERADPSTSAGPAPRFDTPDTELAWEGTLACADCDGIETRLRLQHGNGVVAQYELVEAFLAGEGTEYFREQGRWRRDGRILRLQSSTGGERLYAIDGAGNLVVVDRRGHAAGAGRTLSPVGPPNL; encoded by the coding sequence GTGACTGCCGCTCCGCGCCGCTGGTCCTTCCTTCTCGCCGCGCTCGTCGCCGCGGCGGCAGCCGGTTGCGGTGAACGTGCCGATCCGTCCACGTCCGCCGGCCCCGCGCCGCGCTTCGACACCCCCGATACCGAACTCGCATGGGAAGGCACGCTCGCCTGCGCGGATTGCGACGGCATCGAAACGCGCCTGCGCCTGCAGCACGGCAACGGCGTGGTGGCGCAGTACGAACTGGTCGAAGCCTTCCTCGCGGGCGAGGGCACCGAGTACTTTCGCGAACAGGGACGCTGGCGCCGCGACGGCCGGATCCTGCGCCTGCAATCGAGCACGGGCGGCGAGCGCCTGTATGCCATTGACGGTGCGGGCAACCTGGTCGTCGTCGATCGTCGCGGCCACGCGGCGGGGGCGGGCCGGACGCTGTCGCCCGTCGGGCCTCCGAACCTGTGA